In Streptomyces longhuiensis, the following proteins share a genomic window:
- a CDS encoding D-alanyl-D-alanine carboxypeptidase family protein, whose translation MKTRIKGIRRVSAAATVTAGAVLASGVFATSAQAATLPTPTIVAKGGYVMNNGTGTSLFTKAADTRRSTGSTTKIMTAKVVLAQSNLNLDSKVTIQKAYSDYIVAKNASSARLIVGDKVTVRQLLYGLMLPSGCDAAYALADKFGSGSTRAARVKSFIGKMNKAATDMGLKNTHFDSFDGIGSGSNYSTPRDLTKIASSAMKNSTFRSVVKTKSTKQKVTTKSGGYRYMSWSNTNNLLGSYSGTIGVKTGSGPEAKYCLVFAATRNGKTVIGTVLASSSVTNRTADAKKLMDYGFKK comes from the coding sequence TTGAAAACCCGCATTAAGGGCATTCGCCGCGTATCCGCCGCCGCCACCGTGACCGCCGGCGCGGTCCTGGCGAGCGGGGTCTTCGCCACCTCCGCGCAGGCCGCCACGCTGCCCACCCCCACGATCGTCGCCAAGGGCGGCTACGTGATGAACAACGGGACCGGTACGAGCCTGTTCACCAAGGCCGCCGACACCCGCCGTTCCACCGGCTCCACCACCAAGATCATGACCGCGAAGGTCGTCCTGGCGCAGTCGAACCTGAACCTGGACTCCAAGGTCACGATCCAGAAGGCGTACAGCGACTACATCGTCGCGAAGAACGCGTCGTCGGCCCGTCTGATCGTCGGCGACAAGGTCACCGTCCGTCAGCTCCTGTACGGGCTCATGCTCCCGTCCGGCTGCGACGCCGCGTACGCCCTGGCCGACAAGTTCGGCTCCGGCAGCACGCGCGCCGCCCGCGTGAAGTCCTTCATCGGCAAGATGAACAAGGCCGCCACCGACATGGGCCTGAAGAACACGCACTTCGACTCGTTCGACGGCATCGGCAGCGGCTCGAACTACTCGACGCCGCGCGACCTGACGAAGATCGCGTCCTCCGCGATGAAGAACTCCACGTTCCGCTCGGTCGTCAAGACGAAGTCGACGAAGCAGAAGGTCACCACGAAGAGCGGCGGCTACCGCTACATGTCGTGGTCCAACACGAACAACCTGCTCGGCAGCTACTCCGGCACCATCGGCGTGAAGACCGGCTCGGGTCCCGAGGCCAAGTACTGCCTGGTCTTCGCCGCCACCCGCAACGGCAAGACGGTCATCGGCACGGTCCTCGCCTCCTCCTCCGTCACGAACCGCACGGCGGACGCGAAGAAGCTCATGGACTACGGCTTCAAGAAGTAG